One window of Haloarcula salinisoli genomic DNA carries:
- a CDS encoding helicase-related protein, translating to MTLRDVSWEPVYESEFRTNRTLMETFYRPFLNEVIRYDRLAGYLSLRSLAHALEGVDSLLETDGTVRVIAGADLQKREKGAMFPDADEPLEPWVESQLTIIATLLDRGDLQIKVGDPKGGDGLFHPKLGIGVDREGNKISFEGSINETLSAWQYNYERFKVHRSWSRGEAKYVEEDVSTFNALWNGFHPSVDVFELDEAARQDLIDWKDTDGTLDEHVERVKNHDPQKTVPEDDTAGVVSIAGRTPGGIHLAEEISTVTPWPHQRTISDTAVSIYPNNLLFCDEVGLGKTIEAGLTLSRLMQVGEVETALFLVPAGLVQQWQNELLDRFNIHAYYHERSYDGDHMIGPLGDAENHRITTSGTTDADTWENTPIGSFVTERDGPTVVIESWHTARRENNQTHVAPRTDDDVWDLTVVDEAHSAREETKLYDLLGQVEDASRCLYALTATPMQLNVGELYDLLRLCDLPQGWDDKERFVEFFETRQALGDSLDTVGSRYQSITDGQQQVLQQFQKELDLEEGEGRPKIERIGQLIHEHLTSNPGYDKQANALVDSTTTESIQQRKALEKLVGVRETSSRFDDPRSLIFDCGPTEWSALVEASQWATPVQSRIFRNTRAVLEQCQEIGLLDDTVPTRDVETKRIELGDAAPLYDQVEQYIDETYKQSQKVLTGKEKLALGFVMTTYRQRLTSSLHAITQSLQRRMEKLDEKVEDMTEEVSDLSQDAGVTEATIDEAIGQASLDAYQPSSRGAADVIQAERAALQEFVDDLNQAHTDPKIAQLRRDIRSLRQSARDNIIIFTQYHDTLEHIRETLTDTHPNVGTYSGGGGMQFDEPTGKWVNVGKEAIKRDFTDGDTNILICTDSASEGLNLQTADALINFDLPWNPMRVEQRIGRIDRIGQKNEVVKIINYAYKDSIDGDIYEELEGRLQLFENVVGPMRPVLNSIEQDIKDAVMGGSGSEDTQAASEQVVAEADSRAKQAQQKAEETGLASQSGEAATREAIIESSGLDGWEPYCYPAFEEVGTGNRSYEPLVSLETIETQLTQSDRLEAAEWGFTALRNHTRADGFDDVVNDAYVLALPDEGEVAIPDSLGETAQAELGGGSGIVVTFKPEIAEKYPSIRLLLPGDPLFAALVREATPETMDCLEFVCGRRGTSGSAVTRSNDLSDATQATVVEPATTSEGVDELLGGTSTFREPDEAEQVVLDWLSKLSIDR from the coding sequence ATGACCCTCAGGGACGTCTCGTGGGAGCCGGTGTACGAGAGCGAGTTCCGGACCAACCGGACGCTCATGGAGACGTTCTACCGGCCATTCCTCAACGAGGTCATCCGCTACGACCGGCTCGCCGGCTATCTGAGTCTGCGTAGTCTGGCGCACGCTCTCGAAGGGGTTGACTCCCTCCTCGAGACTGATGGAACAGTACGTGTCATCGCTGGAGCCGACCTCCAGAAGCGCGAGAAGGGAGCGATGTTCCCTGACGCAGATGAACCCCTCGAACCGTGGGTTGAGTCCCAACTCACCATCATCGCGACCCTCCTCGACCGCGGCGACCTCCAAATCAAGGTCGGCGACCCCAAAGGCGGTGACGGGCTCTTTCACCCGAAGCTCGGCATCGGTGTGGACCGCGAGGGCAATAAGATCAGCTTCGAGGGGAGCATCAACGAGACGCTCAGTGCGTGGCAGTACAACTACGAGCGCTTCAAAGTGCATCGCTCCTGGAGTCGCGGCGAAGCGAAGTACGTTGAGGAAGATGTCTCGACGTTCAACGCGCTCTGGAACGGCTTCCATCCCTCCGTCGATGTCTTCGAGCTCGACGAAGCTGCACGCCAGGACCTCATCGACTGGAAGGACACCGATGGAACGCTCGACGAACACGTCGAACGCGTCAAGAATCACGACCCCCAGAAGACCGTTCCGGAAGACGATACCGCCGGCGTTGTCTCAATCGCTGGGCGCACGCCGGGAGGAATCCATCTCGCAGAGGAGATTTCTACTGTTACGCCCTGGCCACATCAGCGGACGATTTCCGATACAGCAGTCAGTATCTATCCGAATAACCTCTTGTTCTGTGACGAGGTGGGGCTCGGCAAAACCATCGAGGCAGGCCTGACCCTCTCACGGCTGATGCAGGTGGGTGAGGTAGAGACCGCTCTATTTCTAGTGCCCGCAGGCTTGGTCCAGCAGTGGCAGAACGAACTTCTGGACCGGTTCAACATTCACGCCTACTACCACGAGCGGTCCTACGACGGTGACCATATGATTGGGCCTCTCGGGGACGCAGAGAATCACCGCATTACGACGTCCGGAACCACCGACGCCGACACGTGGGAAAACACACCGATTGGATCGTTTGTTACTGAGAGAGATGGGCCGACCGTTGTGATTGAGTCGTGGCATACCGCCCGCCGCGAAAACAATCAGACGCATGTCGCACCACGGACCGACGATGACGTGTGGGATCTGACGGTCGTAGACGAGGCACACAGCGCCCGCGAAGAGACGAAGCTCTACGACCTTCTTGGCCAGGTCGAAGACGCTTCGCGGTGTCTCTATGCGCTTACAGCGACGCCCATGCAGCTGAACGTCGGCGAGCTCTACGACCTCCTCCGGCTGTGTGATCTACCCCAAGGCTGGGATGACAAGGAGCGATTCGTCGAGTTCTTCGAGACCCGACAGGCACTGGGGGATAGCCTCGACACTGTCGGCTCTCGCTATCAGAGTATCACGGATGGCCAGCAGCAAGTCCTCCAGCAGTTCCAAAAGGAACTAGACCTCGAAGAGGGTGAGGGACGACCCAAGATCGAGCGCATCGGGCAGCTCATCCACGAACACCTCACGTCAAATCCGGGCTATGACAAGCAAGCCAACGCGCTGGTCGATTCGACAACGACAGAATCGATCCAACAGCGCAAAGCCCTTGAGAAACTCGTCGGTGTCCGAGAGACTTCGTCTCGGTTCGACGATCCGCGCTCGCTCATATTCGACTGTGGCCCGACAGAGTGGAGTGCGTTAGTTGAGGCATCCCAGTGGGCGACACCAGTGCAGTCCCGTATTTTCCGGAACACACGTGCGGTTCTGGAGCAGTGTCAGGAGATTGGGTTGCTCGACGATACGGTCCCGACACGGGATGTCGAGACGAAGCGGATTGAATTGGGAGATGCAGCGCCGCTCTACGATCAAGTAGAGCAGTATATTGATGAAACGTACAAGCAGTCACAGAAGGTGCTGACCGGGAAGGAGAAACTGGCGCTGGGCTTCGTGATGACCACGTACCGTCAGCGCCTGACGAGCAGTTTGCACGCGATCACGCAGAGCCTCCAGCGTCGGATGGAAAAGCTCGACGAGAAGGTCGAGGACATGACCGAGGAAGTCTCCGACCTCAGTCAAGATGCCGGTGTGACGGAGGCGACAATCGACGAGGCGATCGGGCAAGCATCCCTTGACGCATACCAACCGAGTAGCCGTGGCGCAGCGGATGTAATTCAGGCGGAGCGGGCTGCTCTCCAAGAGTTCGTGGATGATCTCAACCAAGCACATACAGATCCGAAGATTGCCCAACTACGCCGCGATATCCGTTCGCTTCGACAGAGCGCTCGGGATAACATCATTATTTTCACCCAGTATCACGACACACTCGAACACATCCGTGAGACGCTGACTGATACGCATCCAAACGTCGGGACATACAGTGGTGGGGGTGGGATGCAGTTCGATGAGCCGACCGGCAAGTGGGTCAACGTCGGCAAAGAAGCCATCAAGCGTGACTTCACTGATGGGGATACGAATATCCTGATCTGTACAGACAGCGCGAGTGAGGGGTTGAATCTCCAGACTGCTGACGCGTTAATCAATTTTGATCTGCCGTGGAATCCGATGCGTGTCGAACAGCGCATCGGTCGTATCGACCGTATTGGGCAGAAGAACGAGGTCGTGAAAATCATCAATTACGCATACAAGGACAGCATCGACGGCGATATCTACGAAGAACTGGAGGGACGGTTGCAGCTGTTTGAGAACGTGGTCGGGCCGATGCGTCCCGTCTTGAACAGTATTGAACAGGATATCAAAGACGCCGTCATGGGAGGGTCCGGGTCCGAGGACACCCAAGCGGCTAGTGAGCAAGTCGTTGCCGAAGCAGATTCCCGGGCGAAACAGGCTCAACAAAAGGCTGAGGAGACCGGTCTAGCGAGTCAGTCAGGTGAGGCGGCGACACGAGAGGCGATTATCGAAAGCTCTGGGCTTGATGGATGGGAGCCGTATTGCTATCCGGCCTTCGAAGAGGTAGGGACTGGCAATCGTTCGTATGAACCGCTCGTAAGCTTAGAGACCATTGAGACCCAACTCACGCAGAGCGACCGGCTTGAGGCAGCGGAGTGGGGGTTCACTGCATTGCGGAATCACACTCGTGCCGATGGCTTTGACGACGTCGTCAACGACGCCTATGTGCTGGCATTACCAGACGAGGGCGAGGTCGCGATACCGGACTCATTGGGTGAGACAGCACAGGCAGAACTCGGCGGTGGCAGCGGCATTGTCGTGACGTTCAAACCAGAAATCGCTGAAAAGTATCCGTCGATTCGATTGCTGCTACCTGGCGATCCGCTGTTTGCAGCACTCGTCAGAGAAGCAACCCCTGAGACAATGGACTGTCTGGAATTCGTCTGCGGGCGGCGTGGAACGAGCGGGTCTGCTGTTACTCGCAGTAACGATCTCTCTGATGCAACACAAGCGACTGTTGTGGAGCCAGCGACGACGAGTGAGGGGGTTGATGAGCTTCTTGGTGGAACCAGTACATTCAGGGAACCCGATGAAGCTGAGCAGGTTGTTTTGGACTGGCTATCGAAGCTCTCGATAGATCGCTAA
- a CDS encoding recombinase family protein yields the protein MPEIGIYARVSTTDQDPQRQLDELREFARDTYDEPEINAYADIIGGTETARGEEYQRLRSDIEDGSLDVVVVHELSRLSRLGAGEIHDFLEFCLSHETSIQDLEVGLEISLEDDLVDRAVSQLIAGVMGDLARVEHKQKLRRIQSGIDAAKEAGRWTGRPPAGFDVEDGYLQVNADEFLTIRRALERIEQGYTYAEAADGTPVAESTLRVLHDDRRDLYFYAAAADERLQAAAQELEPLEKPDIPDDTRLPEQDIRTIVRDEIHRHQQ from the coding sequence ATGCCCGAAATCGGCATCTACGCCCGTGTCTCGACGACAGACCAAGACCCACAACGACAACTCGACGAACTTCGGGAGTTTGCCAGAGACACGTACGATGAGCCAGAGATTAACGCCTATGCAGACATCATCGGTGGTACTGAAACTGCCCGTGGTGAAGAGTACCAGCGGCTCCGTTCAGATATCGAAGACGGTTCTTTGGATGTAGTCGTCGTTCACGAGCTGTCCCGACTCTCCCGACTCGGTGCTGGCGAAATCCACGACTTCCTCGAGTTCTGTCTTAGCCATGAAACCAGCATTCAAGATTTAGAAGTCGGACTCGAAATCAGCCTTGAGGATGACCTCGTCGATAGAGCTGTGAGTCAGCTGATTGCTGGTGTGATGGGCGACCTCGCTCGTGTCGAGCACAAACAGAAGCTCCGCCGGATTCAATCCGGCATCGACGCTGCAAAAGAGGCCGGCCGATGGACTGGACGGCCCCCGGCGGGGTTTGACGTCGAAGATGGCTATCTTCAGGTCAACGCTGACGAGTTCCTAACTATTCGACGCGCACTCGAACGCATTGAGCAAGGCTATACATACGCTGAAGCGGCTGATGGAACGCCCGTTGCCGAGTCAACGTTGCGAGTACTCCACGATGACCGCCGTGACCTCTATTTCTACGCTGCAGCTGCGGATGAGCGGCTTCAAGCCGCCGCGCAAGAACTCGAACCACTAGAGAAACCAGATATTCCCGATGACACTAGACTCCCCGAGCAGGACATCCGAACTATCGTTCGCGATGAGATCCATCGCCACCAGCAGTAA
- a CDS encoding ArsR family transcriptional regulator, with protein sequence MSRPDSTRFRPSEEMSGLNPITALGSLDDTTRANIIGTIVGHPKGAPSKKELEYYNPSVAASTLTDHLSRLKKVGLVKVVERDREGLQRGQPYRFFQLTDAARDLFDRNNLFEPDAYRAMFAEVEKTDEIEAAEAVDRPGDQD encoded by the coding sequence ATGTCTCGCCCCGATTCCACCCGATTCAGGCCCAGCGAGGAGATGTCCGGCCTGAATCCGATTACAGCGTTGGGTTCGCTGGACGACACAACCCGCGCGAACATCATCGGCACCATCGTCGGCCATCCGAAAGGAGCACCCTCGAAGAAGGAGCTCGAATATTACAATCCGAGCGTCGCAGCATCGACACTCACCGATCATCTCTCCCGGCTGAAGAAGGTGGGGCTAGTCAAGGTTGTCGAACGGGACCGGGAAGGGCTCCAACGCGGCCAGCCGTATCGGTTCTTCCAGCTCACCGACGCTGCCCGTGACCTCTTCGACCGAAACAACCTCTTTGAGCCCGATGCGTATCGCGCCATGTTCGCCGAAGTCGAGAAAACAGACGAAATTGAGGCCGCTGAAGCCGTCGACCGTCCGGGCGATCAAGACTGA
- a CDS encoding class I SAM-dependent methyltransferase: MIDPFRQWAFDRRNHTHSQCVYDWWSRHDRVYAAFVTAFLLGRTGEFRDRTVAALSLDPGDTILDVGCGPGPNFERLADAIGPTGTIVGVDASPGMVKRAKERGEQLDCEVEVLRADARRLPLANDRFDRVCATLSLSAMGDVEAVVAGISDVLRPGGRIAVLDARSFQTAPLRWLNPLVEGVSAYITNWYPDAPIARSVEDMFTEVSMKAFHGGTVYVVTGKKRD, translated from the coding sequence GTGATTGACCCATTCCGCCAGTGGGCCTTCGACCGTCGCAACCACACGCACAGCCAGTGCGTCTACGACTGGTGGAGCCGACACGACCGGGTGTACGCCGCCTTTGTCACGGCCTTTCTTCTTGGCCGCACGGGCGAATTTCGCGACCGGACGGTCGCCGCCCTCTCGCTGGACCCCGGTGATACCATCCTCGATGTTGGATGTGGGCCCGGTCCAAACTTTGAGCGTCTTGCCGACGCCATTGGTCCGACTGGGACTATCGTGGGCGTCGACGCCAGCCCCGGCATGGTCAAGCGGGCGAAGGAACGCGGCGAACAGTTGGACTGTGAAGTCGAAGTACTTCGAGCCGACGCTAGGAGACTGCCACTGGCGAATGACCGCTTCGATAGGGTGTGCGCGACACTCTCCTTGAGCGCGATGGGCGATGTCGAGGCAGTCGTAGCGGGAATATCCGACGTTTTGCGGCCCGGAGGACGCATTGCAGTTCTCGACGCTCGGTCGTTCCAGACTGCACCGCTTCGCTGGCTCAACCCGCTCGTCGAAGGCGTCTCCGCGTACATTACCAACTGGTATCCCGACGCTCCAATAGCACGGTCTGTCGAAGATATGTTCACGGAGGTCTCTATGAAGGCGTTTCACGGAGGGACTGTCTATGTAGTTACTGGGAAGAAACGAGACTGA
- a CDS encoding copper-translocating P-type ATPase, translated as MFRRRFFISTALSIPVLLYSPFIQGALGFSSPAFPGSTWITPVFAVVVFAYGGIPFLKMAIPELKDRSPGMMTLISMAISVAFLYSVASLFIPGTTPFFWELVTLIDIMLLGHWIEMRSVRAASGALDELARLMPDTAERVTESGDTEEVPVSELQNGDVLLVRPGASVPADGEVVEGASSVDESMITGESRPVDKEPGADVVAGTVNQDGSLRVRVTKTGDETALAGIMRLVEDAQQSKSKTQLLADRASGWLFYAALGVAAITAVAWVIAVGLNIAVLERVVTVLVIACPHALGLAVPLVVAINTSTAARNGMLIRDRIAMEEARNLDTVMFDKTGTLTKGEQGVVGVETAAGWSEEEAFEVAAGVEGDSEHMIARAIRTAADERGVQRASVSNFENLRGLGVKATVGGELVHLGGPNLIEKLGIDRPSSIASFADEAGSNAQTVIYLIQDESEVVAAFALADVIREESRQAIDALHAMDIEVAMLTGDSEDVAKAVSEELGIDQYFAEVLPEEKDTKVEQLQSEGKLVAMVGDGVNDAPALTRADVGIAIGSGTDVAIESGDIILVENNPRDVVRLIKLSKASYRKMQENLVWATGYNVFALPLAAGVLAPIGILLSPAIGAVFMSLSTVIVAINARRLRGVDLS; from the coding sequence ATGTTCCGCCGGCGGTTCTTCATCTCGACGGCGCTGTCGATACCCGTCCTCCTCTACAGCCCGTTCATCCAAGGGGCACTCGGATTCTCCTCGCCGGCGTTTCCCGGGAGCACCTGGATAACGCCAGTCTTCGCGGTGGTCGTGTTCGCCTACGGTGGCATTCCGTTCCTCAAGATGGCGATTCCCGAGCTGAAAGACCGGTCACCGGGGATGATGACGCTCATTTCGATGGCAATCTCAGTCGCATTTCTCTACTCTGTCGCCAGCCTGTTTATTCCCGGGACGACGCCCTTCTTCTGGGAACTCGTCACGCTGATCGATATCATGTTGCTCGGTCACTGGATAGAGATGCGGTCGGTCAGGGCGGCCTCCGGTGCACTCGACGAACTCGCCAGGCTCATGCCCGACACGGCCGAGCGAGTCACCGAGAGTGGGGATACCGAGGAAGTGCCCGTGTCAGAGCTCCAGAACGGAGACGTACTGCTCGTCCGACCAGGAGCGAGTGTCCCCGCCGACGGCGAAGTCGTCGAGGGGGCCTCTTCAGTCGACGAGTCGATGATCACGGGCGAATCACGACCAGTGGACAAAGAGCCGGGCGCAGACGTCGTCGCTGGGACGGTCAATCAAGATGGCAGTCTCCGGGTCCGCGTGACGAAGACGGGCGACGAAACGGCACTAGCCGGCATCATGCGACTCGTCGAGGACGCCCAGCAGTCGAAGTCAAAGACACAGCTGCTCGCCGACCGGGCGTCCGGGTGGCTGTTCTACGCCGCGTTGGGTGTGGCGGCCATCACGGCTGTGGCGTGGGTCATTGCGGTGGGGTTGAACATCGCCGTACTGGAACGCGTCGTCACGGTGCTCGTCATCGCCTGTCCACATGCACTCGGTCTGGCTGTCCCGCTCGTCGTCGCAATCAACACGTCGACGGCCGCCCGAAACGGGATGCTCATCCGCGACCGTATCGCCATGGAGGAAGCTCGGAACCTGGACACGGTGATGTTCGATAAGACCGGGACGCTCACCAAGGGCGAGCAAGGTGTCGTCGGTGTCGAGACGGCAGCTGGTTGGTCCGAAGAAGAAGCGTTCGAGGTCGCTGCTGGCGTGGAAGGCGACTCTGAGCACATGATCGCTCGCGCGATTCGGACCGCCGCCGACGAACGTGGCGTCCAGCGAGCGAGTGTCTCGAACTTCGAGAACCTCCGTGGGCTCGGGGTCAAAGCAACCGTGGGCGGCGAGCTAGTCCATCTTGGCGGTCCCAACCTAATCGAGAAGCTCGGCATCGACAGACCATCGTCTATCGCTTCATTCGCCGATGAGGCCGGCTCAAACGCCCAGACTGTCATCTACCTCATCCAAGACGAATCCGAGGTCGTCGCTGCGTTTGCGCTGGCAGACGTCATCCGGGAGGAAAGTCGGCAGGCCATCGACGCACTACACGCGATGGATATTGAGGTGGCGATGCTAACCGGCGACTCCGAAGACGTCGCGAAGGCCGTCTCCGAAGAACTCGGTATCGACCAGTACTTTGCTGAAGTGCTCCCCGAGGAGAAAGACACGAAAGTCGAACAGCTCCAGTCCGAGGGGAAGCTGGTCGCGATGGTCGGCGACGGCGTCAATGACGCCCCGGCACTAACTAGAGCGGATGTCGGTATCGCCATCGGCTCGGGGACAGACGTGGCAATCGAGTCGGGAGATATCATTCTCGTCGAGAACAACCCCCGCGACGTCGTTCGACTCATCAAACTCTCGAAGGCGAGCTACCGTAAGATGCAGGAGAATCTCGTCTGGGCGACCGGGTACAACGTGTTTGCCCTTCCCCTAGCGGCCGGCGTTCTCGCACCTATCGGTATTCTCCTGTCGCCCGCTATCGGTGCGGTGTTCATGTCGCTGTCGACCGTCATCGTCGCGATCAACGCCCGTCGGCTCCGCGGGGTCGATCTCTCGTGA
- a CDS encoding heavy-metal-associated domain-containing protein, producing the protein MSTTITVEGMTCGHCEQTVEDALADVSGVTGATADRDAEQATVEGDTEVSSLVEAVEDAGYTAHA; encoded by the coding sequence ATGTCCACCACTATCACCGTCGAAGGGATGACCTGCGGACACTGTGAACAGACAGTCGAAGACGCGTTAGCGGATGTCTCCGGCGTCACCGGTGCCACCGCCGATCGAGATGCTGAACAGGCCACTGTCGAGGGTGACACAGAGGTATCGAGCCTCGTGGAGGCTGTCGAAGACGCGGGATATACTGCACACGCTTGA
- a CDS encoding FixH family protein, whose translation MENHSEHGRHGSPEGYGPGGHATLGGLSVDANGLRFVPAETRFTPSDSLDWSFQIVSQNGDVVTDFEEAHGQRGHLIVVRRDLTRFQHLHPTLGNDGTWRVEALTLPDPGVYRAFIDIVVDGHPMTLGVDLFASGEMAVAPRPNTARHATAAGYDIELQTGGILAGEASELVFEIRDDGEPVSRLDPYLGALGHLVALREGDLAYLHVHPEETSPDSGQVEFGARFPTAGRYRLFLQSKPDGTLITTQHDIRVEQ comes from the coding sequence ATGGAGAATCACTCCGAACACGGGCGCCACGGCTCTCCAGAGGGATACGGTCCCGGCGGACACGCGACGCTGGGCGGGCTATCGGTGGACGCAAACGGCCTTCGCTTCGTCCCGGCGGAGACACGCTTTACACCAAGTGACTCACTGGACTGGAGCTTCCAGATTGTCTCGCAAAACGGCGATGTCGTGACAGACTTCGAGGAAGCTCACGGACAGCGCGGGCACCTCATTGTCGTCCGTCGAGACCTCACTCGCTTCCAGCATCTCCATCCAACCCTCGGAAACGATGGGACGTGGCGTGTCGAGGCGCTCACCCTTCCTGACCCGGGCGTCTATCGAGCGTTCATCGACATAGTGGTGGACGGTCATCCGATGACACTTGGAGTCGACCTCTTTGCTTCAGGTGAGATGGCGGTCGCACCAAGGCCCAATACAGCACGACATGCGACAGCAGCGGGATACGATATTGAACTCCAGACAGGTGGGATTCTCGCTGGAGAGGCGTCTGAGTTGGTATTCGAAATCAGAGATGACGGCGAACCCGTGTCTCGACTGGACCCGTATCTGGGCGCACTCGGCCATCTTGTTGCACTCCGCGAAGGCGACCTCGCATACCTGCACGTCCATCCCGAGGAGACGAGTCCCGACAGTGGACAGGTCGAATTCGGTGCGCGGTTTCCGACGGCCGGGAGATATCGGCTGTTCCTCCAGTCGAAACCGGATGGCACGCTCATCACGACCCAACACGACATCCGGGTCGAACAGTGA
- a CDS encoding permease, which yields MQAAIVDGIFESLRIGFGFLWTAAWAIIMGLVITSLVQVYVSKERMARVLGEETVGGVTKATLFGAASSGCSFGAIAIGKGLFKKGAHAVNVLAFMFASTNLIVELGLMILILLGWEFLVAELLGGVILIAVMAVLVHLTLPENLFDEVRQALNDRDHEHGITEDPTCGMEGKDEYSLVTDGGEMLKFCSEGCMETYEQEAASSGGWREELLSWGGWYKVGNQYRKEWSMIWKDVVAGFLISGFVIVFVPQSVWNTLFLQGEGVLVSAENAIMGVAIAVVSFVGSMGNVPFAVALWGGGISFAGVIAFVYADLITIPVLNVYRKYYGWKVMLYILGVFFVTMAFTGFLMEELFNALGIVPDLAGGETATEQTYFELNYTFYLNVIAFALSGFLLYVYRRGLGAPGQYRDPVCGMRTDDSGPSLSHDGETYYFCSERCKQSFDEHPTEFSDQHPHVSEGGGADSHDH from the coding sequence ATGCAAGCTGCCATCGTCGACGGGATTTTCGAATCCTTACGGATCGGATTCGGATTCCTTTGGACAGCAGCATGGGCAATCATCATGGGCCTCGTCATCACGAGTCTCGTGCAGGTCTACGTCTCGAAGGAACGCATGGCAAGAGTACTGGGCGAGGAGACTGTGGGTGGCGTCACGAAAGCGACGTTGTTTGGCGCTGCAAGTAGCGGGTGTAGCTTCGGTGCGATTGCTATCGGGAAAGGGCTGTTCAAGAAGGGGGCACACGCGGTGAACGTCCTCGCCTTCATGTTCGCCTCGACGAACCTAATCGTCGAGCTGGGGCTCATGATTCTCATACTCCTGGGCTGGGAGTTCCTCGTCGCGGAACTGCTCGGTGGTGTCATTCTCATCGCGGTGATGGCGGTCCTCGTCCATTTGACCCTCCCGGAGAATCTCTTCGACGAGGTCAGACAGGCGCTCAACGACCGCGACCACGAGCACGGGATTACAGAGGACCCGACCTGCGGGATGGAAGGCAAAGACGAGTACTCGCTGGTGACCGATGGCGGCGAGATGCTGAAGTTCTGCTCGGAAGGCTGTATGGAGACCTACGAGCAGGAAGCCGCCAGTAGTGGTGGGTGGCGTGAGGAACTCCTGTCGTGGGGCGGCTGGTACAAGGTCGGCAATCAGTACCGAAAGGAGTGGTCAATGATCTGGAAGGACGTCGTGGCCGGCTTTCTCATCTCGGGGTTCGTCATCGTGTTCGTCCCACAATCAGTGTGGAACACGCTGTTCCTCCAGGGCGAGGGTGTGCTTGTCAGCGCCGAGAATGCAATCATGGGGGTCGCCATCGCCGTCGTCAGCTTCGTCGGAAGCATGGGCAACGTCCCATTCGCCGTTGCCCTCTGGGGCGGGGGTATTAGCTTCGCTGGCGTCATCGCGTTCGTCTACGCCGACCTCATCACGATTCCCGTCCTGAACGTCTACCGGAAGTACTACGGTTGGAAGGTGATGCTGTACATCCTCGGTGTGTTCTTCGTGACGATGGCCTTCACGGGCTTTCTCATGGAAGAACTGTTCAACGCGCTCGGTATCGTCCCAGACCTCGCGGGCGGAGAGACAGCGACCGAACAGACGTACTTCGAACTCAACTACACGTTCTACCTCAACGTCATCGCTTTCGCGCTTTCTGGGTTCCTCCTGTATGTCTACCGTCGAGGTCTCGGCGCGCCCGGTCAGTATCGTGACCCCGTTTGTGGGATGCGAACCGACGACAGCGGGCCGAGTCTCTCCCACGACGGGGAGACGTACTACTTTTGTTCGGAGCGCTGCAAGCAGTCCTTCGACGAGCACCCGACAGAGTTCTCAGACCAACACCCACACGTTTCTGAAGGAGGTGGGGCCGACAGCCATGACCATTGA